A window from Thermodesulfatator atlanticus DSM 21156 encodes these proteins:
- the priA gene encoding replication restart helicase PriA, with the protein MPKEEKGRAVDVVLPYRLKPLTYRFKETIPKGVRVLVPFKNTQKIGLVWGEATFAGDLKEITEVIDGAPLVPERLLSFLKWVADYHLAPEGEVIRCAIPASFFRLPKRRKIEKIEEIAEQVPLSPGYHSSLYFFEKLKLRAEKLFEKVKTSLEKGPVLFLVPDRELLFYYAEILKKMSPLLYYGDLTPAKRKNMWLHVLKGDARLVIGTRLALFLPFKNLSLIVVEEEENQGYKQEEGFRANFRDLALMRAKLEETEIVLASGAPSVKSYYFAKTGRYGLSSGKKPQGEIKLVDLRENKGLFSQKLINALRKTLARNKQALLFLNIKGYAPHVLCETCGHVFDCPRCHVPLHYFKTKGMLKCPYCAYKIKGFPLCPSCSGEVLKTLGVGTERLEEICAKFFPQARLARLESEEGDFSPEETDILICTAKVGRFSPLPRLGLVAVVLADQLLSQASYLAAEKSYQLLKKLSLIAHNNEKFEFLVQTYRPFHHVFAGLKEGYEAFFVRELEFRHLHKFPPFGRVAELILATKREILEEIPAFLEPLFLNMGLEFIGPLFKSLRGKEKLHYLVVAERSQELHEELLKVENELKSRYGNRLRLVIDMSPL; encoded by the coding sequence ATGCCCAAGGAAGAAAAGGGCAGGGCAGTTGATGTGGTCCTGCCCTATCGTTTAAAGCCCCTTACCTATCGTTTCAAAGAAACTATTCCAAAAGGCGTAAGGGTCCTTGTTCCTTTTAAAAATACCCAGAAGATAGGCCTGGTATGGGGAGAGGCAACTTTTGCTGGAGACCTTAAAGAGATAACAGAAGTAATCGATGGGGCCCCTCTTGTTCCTGAAAGACTTCTTTCTTTTTTAAAATGGGTTGCTGATTATCATCTAGCCCCTGAAGGTGAAGTCATCAGATGCGCCATACCAGCAAGCTTTTTTCGGCTCCCCAAAAGAAGAAAAATCGAAAAAATCGAAGAAATTGCTGAGCAAGTTCCTTTAAGCCCTGGCTATCATTCAAGTCTTTATTTTTTTGAAAAACTTAAGCTGCGGGCGGAAAAACTCTTTGAAAAAGTAAAGACCTCTCTTGAAAAAGGCCCGGTGCTTTTCCTTGTCCCTGATAGGGAGCTTCTTTTTTATTATGCGGAAATATTAAAAAAAATGTCCCCCCTTCTTTATTACGGAGATCTAACCCCTGCAAAACGCAAAAATATGTGGCTTCATGTTTTAAAGGGAGATGCGCGACTGGTCATTGGCACGCGCCTTGCCCTTTTTTTGCCTTTTAAAAACCTTTCTCTCATCGTAGTGGAAGAAGAGGAAAACCAGGGATATAAGCAAGAAGAGGGTTTCAGGGCCAATTTTCGTGACCTTGCCCTTATGCGTGCTAAGCTTGAAGAAACAGAAATTGTTTTGGCTTCAGGGGCACCTTCGGTTAAGAGTTACTATTTTGCCAAAACCGGCCGCTATGGTCTTTCCTCGGGAAAAAAGCCCCAAGGAGAAATAAAGCTTGTTGACCTTAGAGAAAATAAAGGCCTTTTTTCTCAGAAACTTATTAACGCCTTGCGAAAAACACTAGCCAGAAACAAACAGGCCCTTCTTTTTTTAAATATAAAGGGGTACGCCCCCCATGTGCTCTGCGAAACATGTGGGCACGTTTTTGATTGTCCCAGGTGTCATGTGCCTCTTCACTACTTTAAAACAAAAGGCATGCTTAAATGCCCTTATTGTGCTTATAAAATAAAAGGTTTTCCCCTTTGCCCTTCCTGTAGTGGCGAAGTTTTAAAGACCCTTGGGGTGGGAACAGAACGCCTCGAAGAAATTTGTGCGAAATTCTTTCCACAAGCCAGGCTTGCACGCCTTGAGAGTGAAGAAGGCGATTTTTCACCAGAAGAAACAGACATTTTGATTTGCACTGCCAAAGTGGGAAGGTTTTCTCCTCTTCCTCGCCTAGGGCTTGTTGCGGTGGTGCTTGCAGACCAGCTTCTTTCTCAGGCAAGTTATCTGGCAGCAGAAAAATCTTACCAATTACTTAAAAAATTAAGCTTAATAGCGCATAATAACGAAAAATTTGAGTTTTTAGTGCAAACATATAGACCTTTTCATCATGTTTTTGCTGGCTTAAAAGAAGGTTATGAGGCCTTTTTTGTAAGAGAACTTGAGTTCAGACATTTACATAAATTTCCGCCTTTTGGCAGGGTAGCAGAGCTTATTCTTGCGACTAAAAGGGAGATTCTTGAAGAGATTCCAGCTTTTTTAGAGCCCTTGTTTCTGAATATGGGACTAGAATTTATTGGCCCTCTTTTTAAGAGTTTGCGGGGTAAGGAAAAACTTCATTATCTCGTGGTGGCGGAAAGGAGTCAAGAACTTCACGAAGAGCTTCTAAAGGTTGAGAATGAACTCAAAAGCCGGTACGGCAATCGTTTGAGGCTGGTGATTGACATGAGTCCCCTTTAG
- the galU gene encoding UTP--glucose-1-phosphate uridylyltransferase GalU, whose translation MSQSIKKAVLPVAGLGTRFLPATKAIPKEMLTVVDRPTIQYIVEEAVTSGVKQVILVTAAGKSAIENHFDYSYELESYLEAKGKYDLLEEVRRVTNLIEDIVSVRQKKPLGLGHAIYVTRHVVGREPFAVLLGDDLVDAEPPCLKQMLEVFERFKGPVIAVQRVPKEDVSRYGIVAGEKVGDGIIRVREMKEKPAPDEIDSDLAIIGRYILIPEIFDYLAKTEPGVGGEIQLTDALSALKDDYPVYAYEFKGTRYDAGDKFGFMQAVITFALKHPQLGEKVKNYLKEKLKELE comes from the coding sequence ATGTCGCAGAGTATCAAAAAGGCGGTTCTTCCTGTGGCTGGGCTAGGAACGCGCTTTTTACCCGCTACAAAAGCCATTCCCAAGGAAATGCTTACGGTGGTTGATCGTCCTACCATCCAATATATTGTTGAAGAAGCCGTAACCTCAGGCGTCAAACAAGTTATTTTGGTCACTGCTGCTGGGAAGTCCGCCATTGAAAACCACTTTGACTATTCCTACGAACTTGAATCATATCTGGAGGCAAAGGGCAAATATGACCTTTTAGAAGAAGTGCGCAGGGTGACCAATCTTATTGAAGATATTGTTTCTGTGCGCCAGAAAAAACCCCTTGGCCTAGGACACGCCATTTACGTAACGCGCCATGTGGTTGGAAGGGAGCCCTTTGCAGTGCTCTTAGGAGATGACTTAGTAGATGCTGAGCCCCCGTGTCTTAAGCAGATGCTTGAGGTGTTTGAGCGTTTTAAGGGCCCGGTTATTGCGGTTCAACGCGTGCCCAAAGAAGATGTTTCCCGTTATGGTATCGTAGCCGGCGAAAAAGTCGGTGACGGGATTATCAGAGTGCGGGAGATGAAGGAAAAGCCGGCTCCAGACGAAATAGACTCTGACCTTGCCATCATTGGCCGCTATATCTTGATTCCAGAAATCTTTGATTATCTTGCCAAGACAGAACCCGGTGTAGGCGGTGAGATTCAATTGACAGACGCCCTTTCCGCCCTAAAAGACGATTATCCCGTTTATGCATACGAATTTAAGGGTACCCGCTATGATGCTGGGGATAAGTTTGGTTTTATGCAAGCGGTGATAACTTTTGCTTTAAAACACCCCCAACTTGGCGAAAAGGTGAAAAATTACCTGAAAGAGAAACTTAAAGAACTTGAGTAA